The genome window TGTTGCAAATGCTCGACTGTTGTCCCTTTATGAACATTTACATTGGCTATATCAATCCAAGCTGCCTCAGATGCTACAATATAAGCAGATTCAAAAAAGGATGATAATTTTTCTCTTGTTTCAAAACATTTAAGCTCTGAATCATGAATTGTTATCTTTACGAAATCTTCTGTTATTTCTTTAAAGTCTGATACCTTTCTCACTTGTGTATAAGATTTTCTTACAATAGCAGCTTCTTCCGGGATAACGCTATCCTTTATAACTGCACCACTTCTCGTACAAGCAATAATAGTATGATTTAGACTTATTTCCTCTAGCAACTGAATAATCGCTTGACCCAATTCATTGCTTATCAGCGATTCATAAACAAATTTACCATTATGCTTGATGCGGGTGGCGCTATCCCCTAGAATCCACATATCTTTCGCATCTTCACCAAATAATTCTTCAACCCGTTCACATTGCTTACCAGTAACAGGAGCAAAAGCTACTCCCTTTTCTTTCATTAGATTCTTTACTTCTTTGAACAATTCTCGGTCAAAATCCCCATTATTATTTAAAAATGTTCCATCCATGTCTGTCAGCACTAATTTAATCATTCGCTTTCCTCCAACTCTCCTATTCTACTCAACTATTTTTTTAAGAATTCTTGCTGGATTTCCACCAATAACAACATTATTTGGTACGTCCTTTGTTACAACTGCACCAGATGCAACCACCACATTATTTCCAATGCTTACCCCTGGATTGATAACTGCTCTTCCTCCCATCCAGACATTATTTCCGATATTCACCGGTTTTCCGTACTCAATTCCTGCTATTCTTTCTTGAGCATTTAAAGGATGTGTCGCTGTATAAATATGT of Niallia circulans contains these proteins:
- a CDS encoding HAD family hydrolase — translated: MIKLVLTDMDGTFLNNNGDFDRELFKEVKNLMKEKGVAFAPVTGKQCERVEELFGEDAKDMWILGDSATRIKHNGKFVYESLISNELGQAIIQLLEEISLNHTIIACTRSGAVIKDSVIPEEAAIVRKSYTQVRKVSDFKEITEDFVKITIHDSELKCFETREKLSSFFESAYIVASEAAWIDIANVNVHKGTTVEHLQQLLNVTPEETMAFGDSYNDIELMSRSIYSFAVRNAVKELKETANFITRSNEEDGVMRTIIQLLSLL